Proteins from one Aythya fuligula isolate bAytFul2 chromosome 23, bAytFul2.pri, whole genome shotgun sequence genomic window:
- the LOC116498200 gene encoding ras-related protein Rab-39A-like — MEPRWHYQFRVIMLGDSTVGKSSLLRRYTEGVFLDAVNQTVGVDFYVQFVELEPGLRVKLQFWDTAGQERFRSVTRSYYRNSAGGMLLFDLTNRASFESVRRWHREVTDTVQPFRVVFLLVGHKSDLAAERRVGRREAERLAASLGAQYVETSAKDASNVAQAFQMLTLAIYRALQSGLLAPCEAWDGVKSSGPLPAPLPAHTTKEEKRKKCSC; from the exons ATGGAGCCGCGGTGGCACTACCAGTTCCGGGTGATCATGCTGGGGGACTCCACGGTGGGCAAATCCTCGCTGCTGCGGCGCTACACCGAGGGCGTCTTCCTGGACGCCGTCAACCAGACGGTGGGGGTGGATTTCTACGTTCAGTTCGTGGAGCTGGAGCCGGGGCTGCGCGTCAAGCTGCAGTTCTGGGACACGGCCGGGCAGGAGCGGTTCAG GTCGGTGACCCGCTCCTATTACCGCAACTCGGCGGGGGGGATGCTGCTCTTCGACCTCACCAACCGCGCGTCCTTCGAGAGCGTCCGGCGGTGGCACCGCGAGGTGACGGACACGGTGCAGCCGTTCCGCGTCGTCTTCCTGCTGGTGGGCCACAAGAGCGACCTGGCGGCCGAGCGCcgggtgggcaggagggaggccgAGCGGCTGGCGGCCTCACTGGGCGCCCAGTACGTCGAGACCTCGGCCAAGGACGCCAGCAACGTGGCCCAGGCCTTCCAGATGCTGACCTTGGCCATCTACCGGGCGCTGCAGAGCGGGCTGCTCGCCCCCTGCGAGGCGTGGGATGGGGTGAAGAGCAGCGGCCCCCTGCCCGCGCCGCTCCCGGCTCACACAAcgaaggaggagaagaggaagaagtgcTCGTGCTAG